Sequence from the Argentina anserina chromosome 7, drPotAnse1.1, whole genome shotgun sequence genome:
GATTGTGTGTGTAATCTTCTATTGCTAGATTTATGGATCTGTGATTAGGTTGCTTGCTGCATTCCATGCTGCAGCATGGCTTCAGTTTTATCCACTGTGTTATACCGGTTTTCATATATACTCCCACTTGTAAGttcaaatacacatcaatacaACCAAGAGAAAATATTGCTCCATATGTGCTAAGTTTTTCTTCAGTTTCCTTAGAAAATAATGttcattataaaaaaaatagggtTGGTCTTTGAAACCAGAATATAGAACAATCACGTTTAATCCACTGTCTCCTAAATAACGGTTAAGATTATGGTTGTGTCAATTTGGCGATCTTCGGATAATGTCGATCATCCATGTTCTTTTAGACATTTAGTGATGTAGAGCGAATGTCAGAGGAGATTAAGGAGCAGATTGATCGCACAAGTCAAAATTCGGTTTGTTATAAATTTGGCGTTGAGTGGTAGAACTGTAGTTTTAGGTGGCAGTTTTGTGAATTGAAGATCTGGTGGTTGATGTCAAAGTGACTGTTATAATACATTTATGAGAAGGGAACGATACTAGGAGTCAAAGTCGTTGTTTTGCCACAATGTATGGGTTTTTTCGAGCTTCTGACCCGTTTAGGGCCTCAAATAAACagttttatatattaattgcGCTATTGTGTTTTCTAATTTGTTTtagatttgttttgttttgatcaTTGAGCTTTTAGGCTTGATTCTTAATTACCTTGGAGTTTGTTTTATCAATACTAACATCTTAATCCACGCAACTCGCATGCAAAAGAACTAACACGTTCTCCTCAATTTTCACAATataactttttttcttctagttTTCTTGTATATAATTATTACAATATCCCTCTTCTTTGTTTATCAGAATTAATCAATATAGGGGTAGATTCAAAAATTCATAATTTGTTGAAGTTTTTTGTGTTggctttatagtagtagagatcTTAGTATCCTTAAACGGGTGTAGAAGATAGagatattattattaaatcaaacaactctctctctctctctctctctctctctctctctctctctctctctctctctctctctctctctctctctctctctctctctctctctctctctctctctccttgtgACAACATcgtttttaggttttatgtaCTCTTTCATTTCCACTAAGGACTAGTTTGACCCCGAggtaattaatatataagcAGTTTCAGTTGTGAGGTGAGAATAATCCGTTATGAAATTAAGTGGCAAGTGTTTGGTAAAATTAAGTAGTTTGTTATCTTTTCTCCTTTAAAAAGTTTAATAGTTTAATTTTGCATCAGAGTGACACAATTAGAATTTTAGAGTTGGAAAGGTAAGACAAGTTCAGCTTGGTTTATATTACGGGCAAACGAATTTGCATGATGAGCACTTAGCCATCACGAGACAATCACTAACATATGGATTCTAATTTATTGTTGCATGTCTTATGAGCATCCAAACACAGTAAATACCAAAGTTTTGATCATTCATATAAACCATTTTGGATTACATAAGGCTGGATCATCTGTGTCCTTATTTCAACTAGCACTTCGCTTAATTTGGATACATGATTATACGATATATCACTTCAAACACTTCCCGGTGGAACTGTATAACCTGCATTGAGTTGCCAAATAAATTATGAGAGCCATTATCACATACATGCAgtaataatcaaattattttggCATGCAGTACGTAGATCCGTTATGCATATTACAGCTATGAGAAAGAGGTTAATTTGGGATCTTACTTCCACACTTCATTCCTTGAGGAACAGAGATACCACAGGACCTAACGACCTTAACCACCTTGTCCATGTCTACCACCCCCTCGATCACCCTCGTCACGTGCTGGCACGCGCATGGAATATCTAGTGTTCTTACCGCCGCGCAGCATCCCTGAGAACCCGTCGGTGGCAGTAGACTACCCCTCATAACATAAGCCTGGCATTGCGTTATCAGACCCGGCATGTCACCTTGGCAGAGTTGTCCCAGAACCACATCAACTTCACTAGAGAATAGAGTTCCTATCACAGCAAAGGCAACCAAAACCATGTAAGGAAGATTGAGCATTTCCATTTCTAGCTATAGCCCTTTGTGTTTGTGCTTTTGTTAAATTAAGATTGAAGGCATGCATGGTTTATATAAGGATTTGGAAACGGATGTAACGTTTATAACGTTACATATTTTGTTACTTTGGAACTTGGGTTTCATATTGCATGTGAAGTTATGGGGCTTTTATTAATCTGTTCATTGTAGAAAACATGGAGCAAACTACTTTTATCATCTTTCTGATATATTTCTGGGAAAAGAATACAACTTTAACTGATGGAGCTGTCAATTAAGCATGAACAAAGCACAGGAGGATGTGATTCCGGCCTCTGATCTGTAAGGTGTAACGTACATACTAACATTTGCAAAGCGAAAGGGTTTGTTTGATTGTTATGAAAGGTACACAATGTGTGAGACGGTGAGAGTAGAGTGAGATAAGCCCTTCCTTCCTCTTCGATCAGCTCTTCACTAACCCAATCGCACCCTCTTCTCCTCttaaagtttctattttgatCACTGAAAACCCTCGTTCATCCAATTTCACCCAAAACCCAAggtacgttttttttttggggggggaTTGGTCCCTTGAAAATTTCTCTGATTTCTGCTTGGCTTTTCCCGAAAGATTTGATTTTTCGTTTCTGGTATCTTCCAGTCTACATTCTACTGATAGATCATTTCTACAACGCTTTCTGTATTGATATTTTTGTAATATGTATCTACACCCGACCAGTCTAATTCAAGGGCGGCTGTCCAAGGGAGACAAGTATAGGTAACACGTCTTTTTCAAACCACTTGACTAAATTCGTTTGCTTTTAAGTATGGCATCATATTGGTTTGACTATACTCACTCTTGAATCTTCAATACTCAAATTGATTGCTTTAATTTGCCTGTTTGTCTGTGATCTTCAATACTGCCACAAATCAGAACTTTGATTGCTTCTTCCTTGCTGGAACCAATTATATATGGCAGTGGGAGAGATCTTCCTTGCTGCATTCCTTCAGGTGCTATTCGACAGGCTAGCCTCTCGTGACTTCCTCATATTTGCACGGCAAAAAGGCATTGGCAGGAAGCTTGAAAGATGGAGTGAAACATTGTCTGCAATTCG
This genomic interval carries:
- the LOC126802711 gene encoding uncharacterized protein LOC126802711, giving the protein MEMLNLPYMVLVAFAVIGTLFSSEVDVVLGQLCQGDMPGLITQCQAYVMRGSLLPPTGSQGCCAAVRTLDIPCACQHVTRVIEGVVDMDKVVKVVRSCGISVPQGMKCGSYTVPPGSV